The nucleotide window TGTAGGCTCCTCCCATCTCCCAAGCACTAAAAAAAGGTCACTTTCTCTTTAAATGCAAATTACCTCCTGCAAGCTCTGCTTCCACACGCTCAGTTCCCTAGGAGGGGAGCGCTAAGAGCGGAGGGAACCACGCTTCTGCCTCACTCCAGACCCCAAACCTCCAGGTCAGTTGCCCGCTTCCGGGGTTTGGGGGGGTGTGGAACATCGCGGGTCCGATGCTGCATTTCGGATCCTGGCTCCCCAGCTGAGGGATCCGTTTGGCACACGGCTTTGAAGACTGAGTGTAGGAAATAGATCCCAGGTGGCCCCCAGCCATTCCTGAGAAGCAGGGGCTCCTGCTCTTCTATCAAGACTTTAACTGGGCCAAGCTGCAGCAACGCATGGCAGAGGACGTGCTCCTATCTCCTCTCCACCACACACACCCCTGGGGACCAGCCAGCCGGGTGCCAATTTCAATGCTTATGCCCCCAGTGCCGCCGCCACCATCCTGGAGTGCAGACGCGGGCTTGGTGGCTGCAGCCTGGAGTGAGCAGCTGGGGAAAGCCCCTGTAGAGGGCCCCGGGCCTCCATCGGGAGGACCTCGGCAGACCTGAGACTTAGGGGGTGGAGCTGGACCGGAGGCTGAGCGGTACCAGCCACAGGCGCAGCCATTGTTGGAGGCCCAGACAGCCAGCTGCCCgaccacccaccccaccctggctGCAGCTGAAGCGGAGCAGGGCCTTTCTGACCGGGGATGGTGAAGCAGCAGGAAGCCTGTCCCAGGGAACTTCTGGGAGTTGCCTGATGTTTGCAGTTGGGGGTGGGCGGAAGAGGAGGGATGCCAGCGTACAAGTAGCGGAACCCACAATGAACCCTGTCCCGGAGGCCGTGGCTTCTCCCTCCGTCCCCCATCCACTGCGTGACACCGAGGtcttcccaggtgcccccacccacACCTTGGTCACCGCCCTTTGCTGACAGGGTTTGTCAGCATCTGCCCGGACACTCGATTAAATAGAAGAAGGTCTAGTTAATACACCCCTAATCCTCAACTGGCCTCTCCTGCCAGCTCACatccaccctgcccctcccctccgtgTTTCCTCTCCCAGGTCCGCCCCCTCAGCTCCTGGGACAGGAAATCCCAACAGCAGAGGAACGGTGTCTGGTCCAGCCCTTTCACGCAGGGCTCAGGTTTTCAGTTagggctggagggcaggtgggagaCCTGGGATGGGCCACGGAAGGTCCTTCACGTACACATTCAAGACCCTAGCAGTGAGGCGCCAACATCTGGCCCTGCCCATACttgacagagaaggggacagaggtcCCAGTTGGTATGAGGGGACAGTTAGAAGTTCCCAGGGCCCTTCCTTTGCAGCTCTCAGGGGTTGCTGGGGGAAGTGACGACTTAGCCTCTCATTGTCTCAGTGGGTCCTGAGGCTCAGCCAGCATCCAATGgaggacaagaagaagaaaaggagtccCAAGCCCTGCCTGACCCAGCCAGCCCAGGCCCCAGGCACACTACGAAGGGTCCCTGTGCCCACCAGCCACAGCGGCTCCTTAGCCCTGGGACTCCCTCATCTGCCATCCCCCAAGCAGCGAGCCAAGTTCAAGAGGTGGGTACAGAAGAAAAGtagggcaaggagggagggaccCCAACTCAAGCCTTGTGGGAAGGAAGTAAAGCCAACCTTAGCCTAGTTACTTAGCAATGATTGATGCCTTCCCTTGGACTAAGAACTCGGAGATGCCTCAGATCCAGTCCTTGCCCTCAGTGTAGGGAAAAGGCTAGATGGGTCACTGGGATCCCACACTGTGCTGATGCCCTCAGCAGGGAGTGAGCAGTGCTGCCGGAAAGTGACAGGGTGTGGGGCACACCGGGCAGAGACAATGTCTAAGCTGAAGGGCTTGCCTGACATAAGTACGGAAGAAATACATTGCCTGGAAGGTTCCCAGAATCACAGGTGGTTGGGGGCCCTGGAGTGTCAGGGAGCAGGAGATGGTAAGGGGATGCTCAGGAGTACAATTTGaattttctgcttaatttttcttaatggtaGGGAATTTACACCTTACCCTAAATGTGTCCCTGTTAGTGTCCCGCTAAACACCAGGTGCTCTTTCTCCCATTACTGTGCCTCCCTGTGGCTTTGCACACTACCTGCCCAAGAGATATGGCTGGGGATGACCACAGTAGGGTGTCACTGGAGCTCAGGGCTGGAGCAGGAACAGAGGaaatgagacagaagagaaggttCTGGTgggtaagggaggggcagactggGAAGGGTCCTTCAGTGTTTTCCTGGGgacaaagaaaattcaaaaccGTTTTGAAATAGAAGAGGAGCGCAGAAAGACATTTTTGGGAGAGGTAAGAGGGCTCTAGTGGCAATAAGGAGTAACTGTCCCCAGTGAGGACAAGTGATTCACCCAAAGCCATGGGAGGAATGAGTGCAGGGCTCAGACGAGAACCCCCAAGCCGCCTTCCAGGCATGGTTCTGGCTTTGAGTGTCATCTGCAGAAAAAGACTTCTTTTGACCTCTTCTGCCTACCCCTCCTCAcccactcccttcccttcccaatcCTGGTGCCAGGGTAGAAGAGAAGAACAAACATCCCTTTATGGTCGGGAGTAGATAGGAAGATGAATTAGTGCATAGACAGATGGCATAAAAGACTTTGGGGTACCaggccacccccaccctgtgACCATGGTCCatgcccaccccacccagggTAGGCAAGGAGAAATGCCGCCCGGTGCTGGCCGGAAGTGGGGGTGGCTCTGCAGGCACCCCGCTGCAGCACTCGTTTCTGACCGAGGGGACGGACGTCTATGAGATGGAGGGGGGACTGTTGAACCTGCTCAATGATTTTCATTCAGGCCGGCTGCAGGCCTTCGGTGAGTCCCATGGGCTGGGCTgagagggtgggggcgggggcagacaCGGCTGGAGGGCCTGGTCTCCGGGCGGTGGCTGGGGCCAGGGTCCCAAGCTGCTCCCAGGGCTCAGACAGGTGTTGTCCAGGGAAGGAATGCTCCTTTGAGCAGTTGGAGCACGTGCGGGAGATGCAGGAGAAGCTGGCCCGGCTGCACTTCAGCCTAGACGtgtgtggggaagaggaggaagaggaggaggaagaggacggGGTCACTGAGGGACTGCCAGAGGAGCAGAAGAAGACGATGGCCGACCGAAACCTGGACCAGCTGCTTAGCAATGTGGGTCAGGGCTGGGTGCTTTGGTTCTTGGGGACATTAGAGGGTGGGGGAGGTACATCATCCTAAGACTAGTCCTGGACCCGGGGTGAAAAGCTGGGGGGTGCATGGAGCCTCAGCCCCCACCAGAAGATGGCTGGAAAAGCATCTGGGTCTGGGCCTGGTGCCTCTCCTGACAGAaacctcctttcctctctgttga belongs to Felis catus isolate Fca126 chromosome C1, F.catus_Fca126_mat1.0, whole genome shotgun sequence and includes:
- the CCDC28B gene encoding coiled-coil domain-containing protein 28B, producing MEDKKKKRSPKPCLTQPAQAPGTLRRVPVPTSHSGSLALGLPHLPSPKQRAKFKRVGKEKCRPVLAGSGGGSAGTPLQHSFLTEGTDVYEMEGGLLNLLNDFHSGRLQAFGKECSFEQLEHVREMQEKLARLHFSLDVCGEEEEEEEEEDGVTEGLPEEQKKTMADRNLDQLLSNLEDLSNSIQKLHLAENAEPEEQSAV